A genomic window from Terrisporobacter glycolicus ATCC 14880 = DSM 1288 includes:
- a CDS encoding DUF2334 domain-containing protein, with protein MTCKNKCLILFLALFFFLSSSLSSYAIENKTLIVYEMEKNINSNENKVNYLNELLYAFNKKVEKININQYKSGYMNDFDYVFVLNIENDIKSDYFFKDLNNYKNKIYWIENKIEDFLSYSNKYSISYDKQNTNITKLFYNKDSILIEPGYLFNIIKPSKKSITLSTMSDNYNTYPLIINEDNLYYISRWDLNNSFIFEDSLNDFFNIKYYSEEKIFVKIEDVSPLKDIKKLKESADYLYSKNVPFIISLASTYIDAKTKSTITLNMKPEFIETIKYMKNKGGTVVLHGYKHKKDSFISELRHCLKNDIYPLAFEADDQDFNIADYKEMKKYFSTYIGQYNSNKEILATYTSPYIIKNSDAFNILIPENLGYINDEDIFSVDKIKENYKKLSMVRGYNGGFSFNPDLDVDYLKEIIEFLREEDVKFLNLKEENNYIKIDDISIISENNIISSSYDKSKPLSTNKEKSKFEILVKDIDKVVINFITVILVLFIIIFIIFRKININKFKRR; from the coding sequence ATGACGTGTAAAAATAAGTGCTTAATTTTATTCTTAGCCCTGTTTTTCTTTTTATCTTCTTCATTGTCTTCTTATGCCATAGAAAACAAAACTTTAATTGTTTATGAAATGGAAAAAAATATAAATAGTAATGAAAATAAGGTAAATTATTTAAATGAACTCTTATATGCTTTTAATAAAAAAGTAGAAAAAATAAATATAAATCAATATAAATCTGGATACATGAATGATTTTGACTATGTATTTGTTTTAAATATAGAAAATGATATTAAAAGCGATTATTTTTTTAAAGATTTAAATAATTACAAAAACAAAATTTACTGGATAGAAAATAAAATTGAAGATTTTCTATCTTATAGCAATAAATACAGCATTTCATATGATAAGCAAAACACTAATATTACTAAGTTATTTTATAATAAAGATTCCATACTTATAGAACCCGGTTACTTATTTAATATAATTAAGCCTTCAAAAAAATCTATAACTCTATCTACTATGAGTGATAACTATAATACATACCCTCTTATAATAAATGAAGATAATTTATACTACATTTCAAGATGGGATTTAAATAATTCGTTTATTTTTGAGGATTCTTTAAATGATTTTTTTAATATAAAATATTATAGTGAAGAAAAAATATTTGTGAAAATTGAAGATGTTAGCCCTCTTAAAGATATAAAAAAACTAAAAGAATCGGCAGACTATCTTTATTCAAAAAACGTTCCATTTATAATTTCTTTAGCTTCAACTTATATAGATGCCAAAACAAAATCAACAATTACTCTAAATATGAAACCTGAGTTTATTGAAACAATCAAATATATGAAAAACAAAGGTGGAACAGTTGTATTACATGGTTATAAACATAAAAAAGATAGTTTTATAAGTGAATTAAGACATTGTTTAAAAAATGATATTTATCCATTAGCATTTGAGGCAGATGATCAGGATTTTAATATTGCTGATTATAAAGAAATGAAAAAATATTTTTCCACATATATAGGACAATATAATAGTAATAAAGAAATACTTGCTACTTATACCTCACCTTATATTATAAAAAATAGTGATGCTTTTAATATTTTAATACCTGAAAACTTAGGGTATATTAACGATGAAGATATATTCTCTGTTGATAAAATAAAAGAAAACTATAAAAAACTTTCTATGGTTAGAGGTTATAATGGTGGTTTTTCCTTTAATCCTGATTTAGACGTGGATTATTTGAAAGAAATAATTGAATTTTTAAGAGAAGAAGATGTTAAATTTCTAAATTTAAAAGAAGAAAATAATTATATAAAGATTGATGATATAAGTATTATCTCTGAAAATAATATAATTTCATCTTCATATGATAAATCAAAGCCATTATCTACAAATAAAGAAAAATCTAAATTTGAAATCTTGGTTAAAGATATAGACAAAGTCGTAATAAATTTTATAACAGTAATTTTAGTATTATTCATAATAATTTTTATCATATTCAGAAAAATAAATATTAATAAATTTAAAAGGAGATAA
- a CDS encoding cellulose biosynthesis cyclic di-GMP-binding regulatory protein BcsB, which translates to MRIIAIIMSTLISFMSSGICFAESNNNVKTYKFDDNIKMNGVISSNEKFFNIGNNWNVKKAKLNLVFTKSELLDVDYSTITILVNDTPVESQKLDGKKKYKKETVVNIPTDLLKTGYNDITIKAYKTISDKVCKDDSNTANWLVLHKESNINIEYSYKKNSNLISDYKNTFINIDNGVQLNTTLLVSDKYSSSELNAAMTVAADFGKKLKLEDFKFDLKTYSDSKNTNNNVIFIGKEENTPKKILNLLTKKEKNNLDKGCVIKQDASPFNKNKNILILISNNDKLLKNASKLVTSDKLIENLNSNSITVYDNTDINDLIKKEDGNKIYLKDLGYENIFVKGPFSQEVIMDINTSKSHLVTSNSKLNFKMRYADNLDFDRSLVTIYVNDTPIGSKKLTKENSNNDSIELNLPKEILNKNYYQIKVVFNLELLDVACVTRDTDNPWAYISNESYVDFDYKENDDLNFRSYPFPFVKDEQFNDLTVIIPNNINPKDLNNLARIISYLGRDVDYNNGNINIIKESEVKNSDKNKNLIVVGTPTNNPLVKDLNNNLNIKFNSNYNGFESNDKIKFVGNFSSTLTSVQFIKSPYNNKKSILVITGVNNNLSLCNTYLNDLTITKSLTGDTLLLGADGYMKDLSFNTKEEANEKVKENKTLSKQSKTFIIVAFFLFLGIIVSIILVIRKYKLM; encoded by the coding sequence ATGAGAATAATAGCGATAATAATGTCAACACTAATTAGTTTTATGAGTAGCGGTATATGTTTTGCTGAAAGTAATAACAATGTTAAAACTTATAAGTTTGATGACAATATCAAAATGAATGGTGTTATAAGTAGTAACGAAAAATTTTTTAATATCGGAAATAACTGGAATGTAAAAAAAGCAAAATTAAATCTAGTATTTACTAAAAGTGAATTATTAGATGTGGATTACTCTACTATTACTATATTAGTTAATGATACTCCAGTAGAATCACAAAAACTGGACGGAAAGAAAAAATATAAAAAAGAAACAGTTGTTAATATACCAACAGATTTACTTAAAACTGGGTATAATGATATAACTATAAAAGCTTACAAAACTATCTCTGATAAAGTATGTAAAGATGACTCTAATACTGCCAATTGGCTAGTATTGCACAAAGAATCTAATATAAATATTGAATATAGTTACAAGAAAAACTCAAATTTAATTAGTGACTATAAAAATACATTTATAAATATTGATAATGGAGTACAATTAAATACTACATTACTAGTGTCAGATAAATACTCTTCCAGCGAACTAAACGCGGCAATGACTGTTGCAGCTGATTTTGGAAAAAAACTAAAACTTGAAGATTTTAAGTTTGATTTAAAAACTTATTCTGATTCCAAAAATACGAATAATAATGTTATTTTTATTGGAAAAGAAGAAAATACACCTAAGAAGATATTAAACCTTTTGACAAAAAAAGAAAAAAACAATTTAGATAAAGGTTGCGTTATAAAGCAAGATGCATCACCTTTTAATAAGAATAAAAATATTTTAATTTTAATCTCTAATAATGATAAACTTCTAAAAAATGCTAGTAAACTTGTTACTAGCGATAAATTAATAGAAAATTTAAATTCAAATAGTATTACAGTTTATGATAATACAGATATTAATGATTTGATAAAAAAAGAAGATGGCAATAAGATTTATCTTAAAGACTTAGGATACGAAAATATTTTTGTTAAAGGCCCTTTTTCTCAAGAAGTTATTATGGACATTAACACTAGTAAAAGTCACTTAGTTACAAGTAATTCAAAATTAAATTTTAAAATGAGATACGCAGATAATTTAGATTTTGATAGATCACTAGTAACTATTTATGTTAACGATACTCCAATTGGAAGTAAGAAATTAACAAAAGAAAATAGTAATAATGATTCTATAGAGTTAAACTTACCAAAGGAAATATTAAATAAAAACTACTATCAAATAAAAGTAGTATTTAATTTAGAACTTCTTGATGTAGCCTGTGTAACAAGAGATACAGATAATCCTTGGGCATATATTTCAAATGAATCCTATGTTGATTTTGATTACAAAGAAAATGATGATTTAAATTTCCGTTCATATCCTTTCCCCTTTGTGAAGGATGAACAATTTAATGATTTAACTGTAATTATTCCCAACAATATAAATCCTAAAGATTTAAACAATTTAGCCAGAATAATTTCTTATTTAGGTAGAGATGTTGATTATAACAATGGTAATATTAATATAATTAAAGAAAGTGAAGTAAAAAATAGTGATAAAAATAAGAATCTAATTGTTGTTGGTACACCCACAAATAACCCTCTAGTAAAAGATTTAAATAACAATCTAAATATAAAATTTAATAGTAATTACAATGGATTTGAGTCTAATGATAAAATAAAATTTGTAGGAAATTTTTCATCTACACTTACCTCTGTTCAGTTTATTAAATCACCTTATAACAATAAAAAGTCTATTCTTGTTATAACTGGTGTAAATAACAACTTAAGTTTATGTAATACTTACTTAAATGACTTAACTATTACAAAATCACTTACAGGAGATACTCTTTTACTTGGTGCTGATGGATATATGAAAGATTTAAGTTTCAACACAAAAGAAGAAGCTAATGAAAAGGTAAAAGAAAATAAGACTTTAAGTAAACAATCAAAAACATTTATTATAGTAGCCTTTTTCTTATTCTTAGGAATAATTGTATCTATAATATTAGTAATAAGAAAATATAAATTAATGTAA
- a CDS encoding glycosyltransferase produces MEILSLVDYLFLFSLVSIWTILLINIILAISGYTYYLKSLKFKDEKLEEYPFVSILVPAHNEGKVIGKTVQSLLALDYPIDKMELIVINDNSSDNSKDILQSIKIKYPKYNFTIINTDNITGGKGKSNALNIGYQIAKGDFIAIYDADNTPEKTALRYLIQTIVRDDSLGAVIGKFRTRNKHKNLLTKFINIETLSFQWIAQAGRRQLLGLCTIPGTNFVLRRNTIEKLGGWDTKAIAEDTEISFRIYKMGQRITYVPQSVTWEQEPETINVWIKQRTRWVKGNIYVLVKYITNLFKGKQNRILFDILYFFSVYFLFLTSVVISDIIFVLSLFNLTEINIPFNFLIIWILSYILFIVQVSITLSMEKGEGDLSNIFLVALMYFTYSQMWLVVALKGMFSYFSDAIHKREAKWYKTERF; encoded by the coding sequence ATGGAAATTTTAAGTTTAGTAGATTATTTATTCTTATTCTCTCTAGTTTCCATTTGGACTATTTTACTTATAAATATTATCTTAGCTATTAGTGGATATACCTACTATTTAAAAAGTCTTAAATTTAAAGATGAAAAACTTGAAGAATATCCTTTTGTTTCTATACTAGTTCCAGCTCATAATGAAGGTAAAGTAATAGGAAAAACAGTACAATCACTTTTAGCCTTAGATTATCCTATAGACAAAATGGAACTTATAGTAATAAACGATAATTCATCTGATAATTCTAAAGATATACTACAAAGTATTAAAATCAAATACCCAAAGTATAACTTTACTATAATTAACACTGATAACATAACTGGCGGTAAAGGAAAATCCAATGCACTAAACATAGGCTACCAAATTGCCAAAGGTGATTTTATAGCAATATATGATGCTGACAATACACCTGAAAAAACAGCTCTTAGATATTTAATTCAAACTATTGTAAGAGATGACTCTTTAGGAGCTGTAATAGGTAAGTTTAGAACAAGAAATAAACATAAAAATCTGCTTACTAAATTTATCAATATTGAAACTCTAAGCTTTCAGTGGATAGCCCAAGCAGGAAGAAGACAGTTATTAGGTCTTTGTACAATTCCTGGTACAAACTTTGTTCTTAGGAGAAACACCATAGAAAAGCTAGGCGGATGGGATACAAAAGCAATAGCCGAAGATACAGAAATTAGCTTTAGAATTTATAAAATGGGCCAAAGAATAACCTATGTGCCTCAATCAGTTACTTGGGAACAAGAACCTGAAACTATAAATGTTTGGATAAAGCAAAGAACAAGATGGGTTAAGGGAAATATATATGTTTTAGTAAAATATATTACTAACTTATTTAAAGGAAAACAAAACCGTATTTTATTTGATATATTATACTTCTTCTCAGTATATTTCTTATTTTTAACATCTGTAGTAATTTCTGATATTATTTTTGTTTTAAGTTTGTTTAATTTAACAGAAATTAATATTCCATTTAATTTCCTAATTATTTGGATATTATCTTATATATTATTTATTGTCCAAGTAAGTATTACCCTTTCCATGGAAAAAGGAGAAGGTGATTTAAGCAATATTTTCCTTGTTGCTTTAATGTACTTTACTTACTCTCAAATGTGGTTAGTAGTTGCGTTAAAAGGTATGTTTAGTTATTTTTCTGATGCAATTCACAAAAGAGAAGCAAAATGGTATAAAACAGAAAGGTTTTAG
- a CDS encoding GGDEF domain-containing protein, translating to MNKILKKIDSYMLCIVIELFLVVSLFVINKETTNTTIDFIMLCITFFTVIITYISGIVVGLILSSIIVFSYASYIFYMNLIKGVEIQFISYVWLVSIPLLSYTMGKLSSHINTLQQSNIRLIKNHKDLITIDKETGLGNIKLFYMNLEKEMSKSSRHNTPCTLMLIKLPYYKEIRKIIGESKTNKLIKDISDVITNSTRNEDDRYTLENDTLAVIMSVTDLYGASIVKNRIKDHIEELNLKLKENKDYVNIDVKIAVLQYSKEIKSAMEFKILAEEELQYDV from the coding sequence ATGAACAAAATACTAAAAAAAATTGATTCATATATGCTTTGTATAGTAATTGAGCTATTTTTAGTAGTTTCTCTGTTTGTTATAAATAAAGAAACAACAAACACAACGATTGACTTCATTATGCTTTGCATAACATTTTTCACAGTAATAATAACTTATATATCAGGTATAGTTGTAGGTTTAATTCTTAGTTCTATAATAGTATTTTCCTATGCAAGTTATATATTTTATATGAATCTTATAAAGGGTGTTGAAATACAATTTATTTCTTACGTATGGTTAGTTTCTATTCCACTATTATCATACACTATGGGGAAATTATCTAGCCATATTAATACACTACAACAGTCTAATATTAGATTAATCAAAAATCATAAGGATTTAATAACTATAGATAAAGAAACGGGTCTTGGAAACATAAAATTATTTTATATGAACTTAGAAAAAGAAATGAGTAAATCTAGTCGCCATAATACACCTTGTACTCTTATGTTAATAAAACTTCCTTATTATAAAGAAATAAGAAAAATTATTGGTGAATCAAAAACTAATAAATTAATCAAGGATATTTCTGACGTCATTACTAACTCTACTAGAAATGAAGATGATAGGTATACTCTCGAAAACGATACTTTAGCTGTTATAATGTCCGTAACCGATTTATATGGAGCTAGTATAGTAAAAAATAGAATTAAAGATCACATAGAAGAATTGAACTTGAAATTAAAAGAAAATAAAGACTATGTAAACATAGATGTAAAAATAGCTGTATTGCAATATAGTAAAGAAATTAAAAGTGCCATGGAGTTTAAAATATTAGCTGAAGAGGAACTTCAATATGACGTGTAA
- a CDS encoding LysR family transcriptional regulator codes for MTIRHLRIFIEVARTGKMSLAAQRLFISQPTVSQAIRELENHYGQKLFERLSKKLYITSFGKELFSYATQLVKQFDNLEKTMNDNLHIENLRIGASVTVGTCLLSKIIKEFHGLAPKVNTYAYVNNTTMVEKKLLESDLDIAIVEGEIHSQDLVTTPVIDDYLVLLCNNNHPLSKKEKITLYDLENQRFAMREDGSGTREFFEQILHKYKIQIQLVYEASSTDTIRRAILDDGCLSLLSIHTFEEDIICGKIQIIKTNLNTLKRSFKLVHHKDKIMTPSIITLKEILKKYKTSDFMKDLLIKK; via the coding sequence ATGACAATTAGACACTTACGAATTTTTATTGAAGTAGCAAGAACAGGTAAAATGAGCTTAGCTGCACAAAGATTATTCATATCTCAACCTACAGTAAGTCAAGCTATTCGTGAATTAGAAAATCACTATGGTCAAAAACTCTTCGAAAGATTATCAAAAAAATTATATATAACATCCTTTGGCAAAGAACTTTTCTCATATGCAACTCAATTAGTTAAACAATTTGATAATTTAGAGAAAACAATGAATGATAATCTTCATATAGAAAATTTACGCATAGGTGCTTCTGTAACTGTTGGAACTTGTCTTTTATCTAAAATAATAAAAGAATTTCATGGCCTTGCCCCTAAAGTAAACACTTATGCTTATGTTAATAATACTACTATGGTTGAAAAAAAATTATTAGAATCTGACTTAGATATTGCTATTGTAGAAGGCGAAATTCATTCTCAAGATTTAGTTACTACTCCTGTAATCGATGATTATCTTGTTCTCTTATGTAATAATAATCATCCTCTTTCAAAAAAAGAGAAAATAACATTGTATGATTTGGAAAATCAAAGGTTTGCTATGCGAGAAGACGGCAGCGGTACAAGAGAATTTTTTGAACAAATTTTACATAAGTATAAAATTCAAATACAATTAGTATATGAGGCTAGTTCAACAGATACAATTAGAAGGGCTATTTTAGATGATGGTTGTTTATCCCTCCTATCTATACATACTTTTGAAGAAGATATCATATGTGGCAAAATCCAGATTATAAAAACTAATTTAAATACATTAAAAAGATCCTTTAAACTTGTTCATCATAAGGATAAAATCATGACTCCTTCAATAATAACATTAAAAGAAATTTTGAAAAAATACAAAACATCTGACTTTATGAAAGATTTATTAATAAAAAAATAA
- a CDS encoding FAD-dependent oxidoreductase — MKVLIVGGVAAGTKVAAKLKREDRSLDVTILTKDKDISYAGCGLPYYVGNVIREKEQLIVNTPEKFEKLTGVNVLTEMEVIKVNTKEKTVEVVNLQSNEKYDYGYDKLVIASGASPIKPPVKGLDLKGVFFMRTPEDAIKLRASIEKNEIKRAVVVGAGFIGLEVAENMAKQGVKVSVIDMAEHVLPGFDEEMSEYIENHLAENGIMTATGVKMEGIIGTDRVEKVKTSRRAMKADAVVLSIGIRANTSFLQDSGIELMPNKTIKVNEYLQTNIDDVYAIGDCACVVNKITKLPQWSPMGSSANIEGRLTAKNILGKNKPYGGVLGTAVCKLPNLNTGRTGLTEVAAKEAGYNQISVISVVDDKAHYYPGAGSFIVKMIADKDTKKLLGLQVIGSGDVDKMIDIAVTAISLNASIDDLENLDFAYAPPFSTAIHPFAHTLNILQNKIDKEFETITPLEFKEGKAKDYKIIDASISPTLKTAPYIDLTKIEGVISDYNTDEKLLLICAKGKRAYMLQNRLKFYGYNNTKVLEGGLTFNEIDEEEE; from the coding sequence GTGAAAGTGCTTATTGTTGGAGGTGTTGCAGCAGGAACAAAGGTTGCAGCAAAATTAAAACGTGAAGATAGAAGTTTAGACGTAACTATTCTTACTAAGGATAAAGATATATCATATGCAGGATGTGGTCTTCCTTATTATGTGGGAAATGTTATAAGGGAAAAAGAACAGTTAATTGTAAATACACCAGAAAAATTTGAGAAGCTAACAGGTGTGAATGTACTAACAGAAATGGAAGTTATAAAAGTTAATACTAAAGAAAAAACTGTAGAAGTAGTAAATTTACAAAGTAATGAAAAATATGATTATGGTTATGATAAATTAGTAATTGCCAGTGGTGCATCGCCTATAAAACCACCAGTTAAAGGTTTAGATTTAAAGGGAGTTTTCTTTATGAGAACACCTGAAGATGCTATTAAATTAAGAGCATCAATAGAAAAAAATGAAATTAAAAGAGCTGTAGTTGTAGGCGCTGGTTTTATAGGATTAGAAGTTGCAGAAAATATGGCGAAACAGGGAGTTAAAGTATCTGTTATAGATATGGCAGAGCATGTACTTCCAGGATTTGATGAAGAAATGAGTGAATATATAGAAAATCATTTAGCCGAAAATGGAATAATGACTGCTACAGGAGTAAAAATGGAGGGAATTATAGGTACTGATAGAGTTGAAAAAGTCAAAACTTCTAGACGTGCAATGAAGGCAGATGCAGTAGTTTTATCTATTGGTATTCGCGCAAATACATCTTTTTTACAAGATAGTGGAATAGAACTTATGCCAAATAAAACCATAAAGGTAAATGAATATTTACAAACAAATATTGATGATGTATATGCTATAGGAGATTGTGCCTGCGTAGTAAATAAAATTACAAAATTACCTCAATGGTCGCCAATGGGATCCTCTGCAAATATAGAAGGACGACTTACTGCTAAAAATATATTAGGTAAAAATAAACCTTATGGAGGTGTTCTTGGTACTGCAGTTTGTAAATTACCAAATCTAAATACAGGAAGAACAGGGCTTACTGAAGTTGCTGCTAAAGAAGCTGGATACAATCAAATTAGTGTTATAAGTGTTGTAGATGATAAGGCTCATTATTACCCAGGTGCAGGTAGTTTCATTGTAAAAATGATAGCTGATAAAGATACAAAAAAATTACTAGGATTACAAGTGATAGGAAGTGGGGATGTAGATAAAATGATTGATATAGCAGTCACTGCCATATCATTAAATGCATCAATAGATGATTTAGAAAACTTGGACTTTGCTTATGCACCACCATTTTCTACAGCAATACATCCTTTCGCTCATACATTGAATATATTACAAAATAAAATAGATAAAGAATTTGAGACAATAACACCATTGGAATTTAAAGAAGGAAAAGCTAAAGATTATAAAATAATTGATGCATCCATATCACCAACTTTAAAAACTGCTCCATATATAGATTTAACAAAGATTGAAGGTGTGATTTCAGATTATAATACTGATGAAAAATTACTATTAATATGTGCAAAAGGAAAACGTGCATATATGTTACAAAATCGTTTGAAATTTTATGGATATAATAATACGAAAGTTCTTGAAGGTGGATTGACTTTTAATGAGATAGATGAAGAGGAAGAATAA
- a CDS encoding aromatic acid exporter family protein: protein MNKTDAIKVIKLSFGSILAIIIASLFNLQYSIVAGVITLLVVKDTKKETLAGALSKLFGFILCTIYSYVCFRLLGYNLFAFSLYIFITIGTCFALKISNVIAMCVVIASHYLLQGSMSIYWILNETGLFIIGAGIGIIINMFMPSNFHKIYFGQQKLQEQVSLILIDISNIIIGPCKDIYFQHNLDELNKLINNSTKDAYENINNNLLSDTQYFLEHMEIIKSQRDVLSNLYDLVSRLSYVPYQGYIIAIFINKVGNTSFESNTVTNLLNDLDMIYKDMKIQPLPKDRDEFENRAILFLCLTELKKYLVNRKNAQLLRDNYF, encoded by the coding sequence TTGAACAAAACAGATGCAATTAAGGTAATTAAATTATCATTTGGAAGTATCTTAGCTATTATTATTGCATCTTTATTTAATTTGCAATATTCAATTGTAGCCGGAGTAATCACTCTTTTAGTTGTAAAAGATACAAAAAAAGAAACTTTAGCAGGAGCTTTGAGCAAACTATTTGGATTTATACTATGTACAATTTATTCTTATGTTTGTTTTCGTTTATTAGGATATAATTTGTTTGCTTTTTCATTATACATATTTATTACAATAGGTACTTGTTTTGCACTGAAAATTAGCAATGTTATTGCTATGTGTGTAGTTATTGCCTCTCATTATTTACTTCAAGGTTCTATGAGTATTTATTGGATATTAAATGAAACAGGTCTTTTTATAATTGGAGCTGGTATAGGTATAATAATCAATATGTTTATGCCTTCTAATTTTCATAAAATATATTTTGGCCAACAAAAACTCCAAGAACAAGTTAGCTTGATTCTAATAGATATTTCCAACATAATCATTGGTCCATGTAAAGACATTTATTTTCAACATAATTTAGACGAGCTAAATAAATTAATAAATAATAGCACAAAAGATGCTTATGAGAATATTAATAACAATTTGCTAAGTGATACTCAGTATTTTTTAGAACATATGGAAATAATCAAAAGTCAAAGAGATGTTCTAAGTAATCTATATGACTTAGTTTCTCGACTAAGCTACGTTCCTTATCAAGGATATATAATTGCAATATTTATTAATAAAGTTGGTAATACTTCTTTTGAATCAAATACTGTCACTAATTTATTAAATGATTTAGATATGATTTATAAAGATATGAAAATTCAACCTCTTCCTAAAGATAGAGACGAGTTTGAAAATCGAGCTATTTTATTTTTATGCCTAACTGAACTAAAAAAATATTTAGTTAATAGAAAGAATGCTCAACTCTTAAGAGATAATTATTTTTAA
- a CDS encoding glycoside hydrolase family 113, whose protein sequence is MKKNILLSLICLVVILGVGISIFKSNSHSIDKIKSINLSTDYEIEQVLKDIKITDANTVNIPIVIKIPNLSSNEMIIDDYSKKKAIQLIKLLKKNNIKIILEAYPWINNGSDYETEYDPKDKAKFFEEWENILGTIIEDIANIYNIDVMIIGSNFTKLEKYEENWCNIINLTKENFKNQVTYKTSWWYTAYWDEESKNKYNEKLNNKLFSQVDFISIAAYFELSDKAENTVNELINALSCTTIYNRNQNIIKEIENFHTKYKKEIFFGELGFPRKDHAASHPWDSQVSNTYNNAEQGRCFEAYRNVFENKDYIKGFSIFALGQKGNDKNFYPSLESIDVISNWYK, encoded by the coding sequence ATGAAAAAAAATATATTACTATCTTTAATATGTTTAGTTGTAATTTTAGGTGTGGGAATTAGTATATTTAAATCTAATTCTCACTCTATTGATAAAATAAAATCCATAAATCTATCTACAGATTATGAAATTGAACAAGTATTAAAAGACATTAAAATTACAGATGCTAACACCGTTAATATACCTATTGTAATCAAAATACCTAACTTATCATCTAATGAAATGATTATTGATGATTACAGTAAGAAAAAAGCTATACAATTGATTAAATTATTAAAAAAAAATAATATAAAAATTATTTTAGAAGCTTATCCTTGGATAAACAATGGTAGCGATTATGAAACAGAATATGATCCTAAAGATAAGGCGAAATTTTTTGAAGAATGGGAAAATATATTAGGTACTATTATTGAAGATATAGCTAATATATATAATATTGATGTCATGATTATAGGATCTAATTTTACAAAATTAGAAAAATATGAAGAAAACTGGTGTAATATTATAAACCTTACTAAAGAAAATTTTAAGAATCAAGTAACTTACAAAACCTCCTGGTGGTATACTGCTTACTGGGATGAAGAGAGTAAAAATAAATATAATGAAAAGCTAAATAATAAACTATTTAGTCAAGTAGATTTTATATCTATTGCAGCTTATTTCGAACTAAGCGACAAGGCTGAAAATACAGTAAATGAGTTGATAAATGCTTTAAGTTGCACAACTATTTACAATAGAAATCAAAATATTATTAAAGAAATAGAAAATTTTCATACTAAATACAAAAAAGAAATTTTCTTTGGCGAACTAGGATTTCCCAGAAAAGATCATGCTGCTTCTCATCCTTGGGATAGCCAAGTTTCAAATACTTATAACAATGCTGAACAAGGAAGATGCTTTGAAGCTTACAGAAATGTTTTTGAAAATAAAGATTATATAAAAGGATTTTCAATTTTTGCCTTAGGCCAAAAAGGCA